A region of Takifugu rubripes chromosome 6, fTakRub1.2, whole genome shotgun sequence DNA encodes the following proteins:
- the rad1 gene encoding cell cycle checkpoint protein RAD1 isoform X1 — MTTMPLSTQSQPGEQHVFVASLDNARNLSNILKAIAFKDHAIFSATPNGLKVTVEDSKCLQANAFIQADIFQEFTIREDLVGFQINLTVLLDCLNIFGGSAVSVAGMSTVLKMCYRGYGYPLTLFLEEAGVVTVCKINTQEPEEPIDFDFCSTNVTNKVILLSESLKEAFSELDMTSEVLQITMSPSQPYFRLSTFGNSGNAHYDYPKDSDMMDLFQCTKTQTNRYKMSLLKPSTKALALSCKVSVRTDTRGFLSLQYLIRNDDGQICFVEYYCCPDIEVDDE; from the exons AT GACCACGATGCCTCTGTCAACCCAGTCCCAACCTGGAGAACAACACGTGTTTGTGGCCAGTCTGGACAATGCTCGCAATCTGTCCAATATATTGAAAGCAATCGCCTTTAAAGACCACGCCATCTTCAGCGCTACGCCCAATGGTCTAAAAGTCACAGTCGAGGACTCCAAATGTTTGCAGGCTAATGCCTTCATCCAA GCTGACATCTTTCAAGAGTTCACTATAAGGGAAGATTTGGTTGGTTTCCAGATCAACCTCACTGTTTTGCTGGACTGTCTCAACATCTTTGGAGGAAGTGCAGTTTCAG TAGCTGGGATGTCAACAGTCTTGAAAATGTGCTACAGAGGTTATGGTTACCCATTGACACTATTTCTGGAGGAGGCCGGAGTAGTGACTGTGTGTAAGATCAACACACAAGAACCAGAAGAGCCAATTGACTTTGACTTCTGCAGCACCAATGTCACAAATAAG GTAATCCTGCTGTCAGAGAGCCTGAAGGAAGCCTTCTCTGAACTGGACATGACCAGCGAGGTGTTACAGATCACGATGTCCCCCAGCCAGCCATATTTTAG GTTGTCCACCTTTGGCAATTCAGGAAATGCCCATTACGACTACCCGAAAGATTCAGACATGATGGATTTGTTCCAgtgcacaaagacacaaaccaaCAG GTACAAGATGTCCCTGCTGAAGCCGTCCACTAAAGCCCTGGCACTGTCGTGTAAAGTCTCAGTGAGGACAGACACCAGGGGGTTCCTGTCTCTACAGTACCTGATTAGAAACGATGATGGACAAATCTGCTTTGTAGAATATTATTGTTGCCCTGATATTGAAGTGGATGATGAATGA
- the bxdc2 gene encoding ribosome biogenesis protein BRX1 homolog produces the protein MPAFKRKRGGQNRVDKKAKKVKFVPNDSDVLEGDEQQKTNEVTIPPPVSMGKWTNKERVLIFSSRGINFRTRHLMQDLRTMMPHSKADTKMDRKDKLFVVNEVCEIKNCNKCLFFEAKKKQDLYMWISNSPHGPSAKFLVQNIHTLAELKMTGNCLKGSRPLLSFDPKFDKEPHFSLLKELFTQTFSTPRYHPKSQPFVDHVFTFTIADNRIWFRNYQIIEEDASLVEIGPRFVLQLIKIFQGSFGGPTLYENPGFKSPNMHRREMRLAAAARVREKQMVKDVLKMKRTEAKEDLVTDITADVFMTPAEEKPVHIETEAPEPKMPNKKKYKAFKRQRMARR, from the exons ATGCCTGCGTTCAAGAGAAAACGTGGAGGACAGAATCGAGTCGATAAAAAGGCTAAGAAAGTCAAATTTGTGCCGAATGATAGCGATGTTCTTGAGGGAGATGAACAGCAGAAGACAAACGAAGTCACAATTCCGCCCCCAGTTTCGATG GGCAAATGGACCAACAAGGAGAGAGTTCTCATTTTTTCTTCAAGAGGCATCAACTTCAGGACAAGACATTTGATGCAAGACCTGAGGACAATGATGCCACACTCAAAAGCAG ATACAAAAATGGACCGAAAGGACAAGCTATTTGTTGTAAATGAG GTCTGTGAAATCAAAAACTGCAACAAGTGCCTATTCTTTGAGGCCAAAAAGAAACAGGACCTCTATATGTG GATTTCAAACAGCCCTCACGGACCGTCTGCTAAGTTTCTGGTTCAAAACA TTCATACCCTGGCTGAACTGAAGATGACAGGAAACTGTCTCAAAGGGTCCAGGCCCCTGCTGTCTTTTGATCCT AAATTTGACAAGGAACCCCACTTCTCCTTACTAAAGGAGCTCTTCACCCAG ACATTTTCAACTCCACGCTACCACCCTAAGAGTCAGCCTTTTGTAGACCATGTCTTCACGTTTACCATTGCAGACAACCGAATATGGTTCAGAAACTACCAG ATCATTGAGGAGGATGCCTCTTTAGTGGAGATTGGCCCTCGCTTTGTTCTCCAGCTCATCAAAATCTTTCAAGGCAGCTTTGGAGGCCCCACACTTTATGAAAACCCGGGCTTCAAGTCTCCTAATATG CACCGGCGAGAGATGagactggcagcagcagccagagtgCGTGAGAAGCAGATGGTGAAAGACGtgctgaaaatgaagaggaCTGAAGCGAAGGAGGACCTGGTCACAGACATCACAGCAGATGTCTTCATGACGCCAGCTGAGGAGAAACCAGTTCACATAGAGACTGAAGCACCTGAGCCAAAAATGCCAAACAAGAAAAAGTACAAAGCTTTCAAGAGACAGAGGATGGCCCGCAGGTAA
- the rad1 gene encoding cell cycle checkpoint protein RAD1 isoform X3 gives MPLSTQSQPGEQHVFVASLDNARNLSNILKAIAFKDHAIFSATPNGLKVTVEDSKCLQANAFIQADIFQEFTIREDLVGFQINLTVLLDCLNIFGGSAVSVAGMSTVLKMCYRGYGYPLTLFLEEAGVVTVCKINTQEPEEPIDFDFCSTNVTNKVILLSESLKEAFSELDMTSEVLQITMSPSQPYFRLSTFGNSGNAHYDYPKDSDMMDLFQCTKTQTNRYKMSLLKPSTKALALSCKVSVRTDTRGFLSLQYLIRNDDGQICFVEYYCCPDIEVDDE, from the exons ATGCCTCTGTCAACCCAGTCCCAACCTGGAGAACAACACGTGTTTGTGGCCAGTCTGGACAATGCTCGCAATCTGTCCAATATATTGAAAGCAATCGCCTTTAAAGACCACGCCATCTTCAGCGCTACGCCCAATGGTCTAAAAGTCACAGTCGAGGACTCCAAATGTTTGCAGGCTAATGCCTTCATCCAA GCTGACATCTTTCAAGAGTTCACTATAAGGGAAGATTTGGTTGGTTTCCAGATCAACCTCACTGTTTTGCTGGACTGTCTCAACATCTTTGGAGGAAGTGCAGTTTCAG TAGCTGGGATGTCAACAGTCTTGAAAATGTGCTACAGAGGTTATGGTTACCCATTGACACTATTTCTGGAGGAGGCCGGAGTAGTGACTGTGTGTAAGATCAACACACAAGAACCAGAAGAGCCAATTGACTTTGACTTCTGCAGCACCAATGTCACAAATAAG GTAATCCTGCTGTCAGAGAGCCTGAAGGAAGCCTTCTCTGAACTGGACATGACCAGCGAGGTGTTACAGATCACGATGTCCCCCAGCCAGCCATATTTTAG GTTGTCCACCTTTGGCAATTCAGGAAATGCCCATTACGACTACCCGAAAGATTCAGACATGATGGATTTGTTCCAgtgcacaaagacacaaaccaaCAG GTACAAGATGTCCCTGCTGAAGCCGTCCACTAAAGCCCTGGCACTGTCGTGTAAAGTCTCAGTGAGGACAGACACCAGGGGGTTCCTGTCTCTACAGTACCTGATTAGAAACGATGATGGACAAATCTGCTTTGTAGAATATTATTGTTGCCCTGATATTGAAGTGGATGATGAATGA
- the rad1 gene encoding cell cycle checkpoint protein RAD1 isoform X2, whose translation MTTMPLSTQSQPGEQHVFVASLDNARNLSNILKAIAFKDHAIFSATPNGLKVTVEDSKCLQANAFIQADIFQEFTIREDLVGFQINLTVLLDCLNIFGGSAVSAGMSTVLKMCYRGYGYPLTLFLEEAGVVTVCKINTQEPEEPIDFDFCSTNVTNKVILLSESLKEAFSELDMTSEVLQITMSPSQPYFRLSTFGNSGNAHYDYPKDSDMMDLFQCTKTQTNRYKMSLLKPSTKALALSCKVSVRTDTRGFLSLQYLIRNDDGQICFVEYYCCPDIEVDDE comes from the exons AT GACCACGATGCCTCTGTCAACCCAGTCCCAACCTGGAGAACAACACGTGTTTGTGGCCAGTCTGGACAATGCTCGCAATCTGTCCAATATATTGAAAGCAATCGCCTTTAAAGACCACGCCATCTTCAGCGCTACGCCCAATGGTCTAAAAGTCACAGTCGAGGACTCCAAATGTTTGCAGGCTAATGCCTTCATCCAA GCTGACATCTTTCAAGAGTTCACTATAAGGGAAGATTTGGTTGGTTTCCAGATCAACCTCACTGTTTTGCTGGACTGTCTCAACATCTTTGGAGGAAGTGCAGTTTCAG CTGGGATGTCAACAGTCTTGAAAATGTGCTACAGAGGTTATGGTTACCCATTGACACTATTTCTGGAGGAGGCCGGAGTAGTGACTGTGTGTAAGATCAACACACAAGAACCAGAAGAGCCAATTGACTTTGACTTCTGCAGCACCAATGTCACAAATAAG GTAATCCTGCTGTCAGAGAGCCTGAAGGAAGCCTTCTCTGAACTGGACATGACCAGCGAGGTGTTACAGATCACGATGTCCCCCAGCCAGCCATATTTTAG GTTGTCCACCTTTGGCAATTCAGGAAATGCCCATTACGACTACCCGAAAGATTCAGACATGATGGATTTGTTCCAgtgcacaaagacacaaaccaaCAG GTACAAGATGTCCCTGCTGAAGCCGTCCACTAAAGCCCTGGCACTGTCGTGTAAAGTCTCAGTGAGGACAGACACCAGGGGGTTCCTGTCTCTACAGTACCTGATTAGAAACGATGATGGACAAATCTGCTTTGTAGAATATTATTGTTGCCCTGATATTGAAGTGGATGATGAATGA